The Pseudodesulfovibrio sediminis genome includes the window GTAGAAACGAGTCGTTTACTGTGGCAAATGTGAGAGGTTGATTTGGCGTGATAAAGAAAGAAATTCATAAGCCTCGCATGCATGATATTGATAGTGCAAAAGGACTTGCTATTGTTTTGGTTGTTTTTGGACACCTATTTAGCAATTCACATTATACTGATAATATTCAAAATTGGTATATGCATGTGCATTCTGCGATATACCATTTTCATATGCCTTTTTTTATGTATTTAAGTGGTTTTGTGACGTTTTTCTCCGGTCATAATACAATGGACCATCGATATGGTCGGTATATCAAAGCTCAGTCCATAAAACTGTTACTGCCATTTTTACTGATCGGAGTTTTTATTGTCGTAGGAAAGTATGTCGTTAATTATTATTTCTATATAGATCGTGTCCCGGATACATTGGGTGAAGGATTGCTTTCGCTGGTATGGAATACTGGTGATAGCCCTGCTCGTTTTATTTGGTATGTATTCGTTTTATTTGTTTTTCGCGCAGCCACGCCCCTCTTGGATACTTTGTTGAAGGGAAGAGTCTCTTTGATCCTTGCCCTCTCTTTGGTGTTATTCTGGGTAACGCTCCCTCCTGTTCTCTTTCTTCCAAGAATGGGAACGCATTATTTCTTTTTCATCCTGGGCGGAGTGGCTGCAATCCATTGGGAAAGAATAGGACGCCTATTTGATCGATATTGTTTTCTTTTCATGGCTCTGTTCGCAGCCATCTGTATCTGCGAATCCCTTCCGTTCTCTTTTAAGGAGTGGGCCTTTGTCGCTGGGCTTGCTTCGGTTCCGGCGCTGCATTGTTTGATGCGTTTCCCTGTGTTTTCGCACTCACGAGTTTTGAACGCTTTGGGCAACAGCACGTACACGATTTATCTTTTCAATACGATTTTCATCGGACTGACCAAACTGGTTTTATCGCAGTTTCTTCCCCTGGAAGGAGGGGGAGCTTTTGCGGTTTACACCATCGTTCTGTTGGCTGCCGGTGTTTGCGGGCCTCTTTTTCTACGACAATTCGTCTTTCAACGGGTTCGTATATTGAGACTTTTTTCTTAGCGCACACGGGCGGCTCATGATTCATCGCAGTTGGCACGTCGTGTGATCAGAGCAGATGAGGGGGCCTTTTTGGGGAACAGAGGGAGAAAGTGACTCTATGCAGCACAGCGTGTGAGCGCAGATATCAACTGATGGACTCAGGTAGGAACATATTCAGGTTGTGCCCACATAGGTAAAACCACCAGGTAAAAAGGGGTGAAAGATATGTCTCTTTGCAACTCTTTGAAAGTGATTGGCAGTACTGCGGAAAAGGAGGCGTTTCTTGTTTCGCTGTGTGCTGTAGGCAAACCAACTGTCGTTTCTTTCCTCAATGCGCATGCCCTTAATCTGGCCCAGAAAAACATACGGTTTACCGCTCACCTCCGAGAGGCGGATTACCTCTTGCGGGATGGCATCGGCATAACGGTTCTTATGCGTGTCTTGGGGAAAGATCCCGGTCTGAACATGAACGGGACCGACTTGATTCCCGAAATAATTGAGCGATTCAAAGGCAGGAAAATTGCGTTGTGCGGAACGCTTGATCCTTGGCTGGCCAAAGCGGCCGAGCATATCAAAAACGAGATGGGCCAACGCATCATTGTCTGCCTTGATGGATTTCAGGACCACCACGTTTATATTGAAGAACTCCAGCAGAAAAAGCCGGACCTCATCATATTGGCAATGGGTATGCCACGGCAGGAGGAGCTTGCGGACAAATTGGCGCGCACGTTGGATTTCCCCGTCGTCGTCATCAATGGTGGCGCAATTCTGGATTTCATGGCCGAACGGTTCCCCCGCGCACCCGCTTTCTGGCGTCGGATAAAAC containing:
- a CDS encoding acyltransferase family protein translates to MIKKEIHKPRMHDIDSAKGLAIVLVVFGHLFSNSHYTDNIQNWYMHVHSAIYHFHMPFFMYLSGFVTFFSGHNTMDHRYGRYIKAQSIKLLLPFLLIGVFIVVGKYVVNYYFYIDRVPDTLGEGLLSLVWNTGDSPARFIWYVFVLFVFRAATPLLDTLLKGRVSLILALSLVLFWVTLPPVLFLPRMGTHYFFFILGGVAAIHWERIGRLFDRYCFLFMALFAAICICESLPFSFKEWAFVAGLASVPALHCLMRFPVFSHSRVLNALGNSTYTIYLFNTIFIGLTKLVLSQFLPLEGGGAFAVYTIVLLAAGVCGPLFLRQFVFQRVRILRLFS
- a CDS encoding WecB/TagA/CpsF family glycosyltransferase is translated as MSLCNSLKVIGSTAEKEAFLVSLCAVGKPTVVSFLNAHALNLAQKNIRFTAHLREADYLLRDGIGITVLMRVLGKDPGLNMNGTDLIPEIIERFKGRKIALCGTLDPWLAKAAEHIKNEMGQRIIVCLDGFQDHHVYIEELQQKKPDLIILAMGMPRQEELADKLARTLDFPVVVINGGAILDFMAERFPRAPAFWRRIKLEWAFRFFQEPFRLFGRYILGGFSFSLLMVKLKVRERKGAS